A stretch of Cicer arietinum cultivar CDC Frontier isolate Library 1 chromosome 5, Cicar.CDCFrontier_v2.0, whole genome shotgun sequence DNA encodes these proteins:
- the LOC140920352 gene encoding uncharacterized protein — protein MCHGHIMSRVLIENGSSLNVISKSTLAKLPCDGTYMRPSPMVVRAFDESRREVMGEIDLPVQIGPITFEITFHVMDIVPAYSCLLGRRWIHYVGVVPSTLHQKMKYMINDQLVIVSGEGDLLVSNLSTTPYVETT, from the coding sequence ATGTGCCACGGCCATATAATGTCAAGAGTCCTCATTGAAAATGGCTCCTCACTGAAtgtcatatcaaaatcaacattaGCAAAACTACCTTGTGATGGTACATATATGAGACCAAGTCCCATGGTTGTTAGAGCTTTCGATGAGAGTCGCAGAGAAGTAATGGGGGAAATCGATCTCCCAGTTCAAATAGGCCCGATCACATTTGAAATCACGTTTCACGTGATGGATATTGTACCCGCTTATAGTTGCTTATTGGGGAGGCGATGGATCCATTATGTCGGCGTAGTGCCGTCAACCTTACACCAAAAGATGAAGTATATGataaatgaccaattggtaATCGTATCAGGAGAAGGAGATTTGTTGGTGAGTAATTTGTCCACCACACCTTATGTTGAGACAACATAA